One genomic window of Corythoichthys intestinalis isolate RoL2023-P3 chromosome 18, ASM3026506v1, whole genome shotgun sequence includes the following:
- the pcf11 gene encoding pre-mRNA cleavage complex 2 protein Pcf11 yields the protein MDCLLLNAYAGEKGGVAFHRSKMDDSAAREDACQEYQSSLEDLTFNSKPHINMLTILAEENVNFAKDIVAIIEAQISKAPAAEKLPVLYLVDSIVKNVGGEYLGVFAKNLIASFICVFEKVDENTRKSLFKLRSTWDEVFPLKKLYALDVRVNSVDPAWPIKPLPPTVNASIHVNPKFLKQSEEAPPPRPTPPQPPQAVIQSSLTQEQLIRQQLLAKQKQLLELQQKKIELELEQTKAQLAGGFSLLTATPGAPVATPKPVGQPTPVVRSVVAPQPPTDPKLPTRDPRLNRLGPPGPLGPPKCKEPLAGKKEPPPSAVTHIVTPEKRVTEKVPYSEKARIPKKDDKPNAKSPQVTKNLQSKTKHAETENQKSADNAKKDPRLKKRGLDKTGDDEQKEKKRCNPELPKAYRGRMQNGSLTKQEHADSAEKLSGNARSHARKRTRSRSRSRSPASPKRKDRRSPKSRTRSASLSPSPSRKGGKARRPRGDEPPQGKTTARDDRAASKKNQAENRRSKTPADDRRSKSRDSPRGHEGGNQAKNTPSRWRSGWDENKHLKPGDTHAKLGPQRHKPYNTPARPTTPRTPKHRLSVDANLQIPEALNSASKKDLLRRASRSLESGEISQEDFLNMAHKIKNFFQYQEEKQQRPEVWAASNFPTKNTLIPTAAEPLDQAQLTYFEHKSKLKKTQVGHRSAGEGWEVLEECEGPGRPTRELGERSIECEEHRPPLAPMVEEYNHGKEFPALKGLRFRRRADPRETSEREWNSPLTERQREEQKSGYDAPRRYAESRHLDPRRTDGFPPSVGPVLRNCPSPSAQETPVPMFERQRLSPLHQKDMADMSPVPRFESPNSEHSDDGPLPLDAGLAPQSIITGTVHGGMLSNIHHSPGRSPPHDGGPPLTHFEPPGHMGPSRLHPPGWYNEPSHFDVPHSGMSPHHNMPERFNAPHVPQAPAPHVPQGPLRSVDNMGCFEGLPRFDGPGPGHFENRGVQCFDNNMGPGTGPMGFPQQQQPPPQQQRPMSFENPALRQEGSVPQMCFDGHGQPGPRFDLPPQGPCFDGPPGQQVPPRFAPQLAIPLRPMPPPIFENALPPPQNFPMAPQPFPEPGINPQFHPGPMPFPGPPNVQPSANFNILPGPPFSQPGPAPFFNTAVASVNMQQPVNLLNMNQPFLPHNPVPFVQPAPQMPPPENHFGQVDVNDLLSKLLSTGIIKGSQPDPAAPVNELPVSAAQEAPPPEEEEEEEVEDDFPDLTDFKLDDMKLRYESVVTKLYSGNQCCLCSMRFTIAQTDLYADHLDWHFRQNHAGKVAGKKITHRRWYYGLMDWIEFEEIADLEERAKSLFFEKENEEEVQKSQAAAKEKEFQSVKAAKDQVAELCEICQEPFETYWVEEEEDWFLKNAIRVDDKNFHPSCFEDYKNTSSYVDMTPSPNKVLSEHPLSIFAKEEEEEEPQSCAFAASIKQEADSAVKTEEEREECLTDVQLEEKRQ from the exons ATGGACTGCTTACTGCTCAATGCGTACGCTGGCGAAAAAGGTGGTGTAGCTTTTCACCGCTCAAAGATGGACGACAGCGCGGCGAGGGAAGATGCATGCCAAGAGTATCAGTCCTCGCTGGAAGACCTCACGTTCAACAGCAAGCCGCACATCAACATGCTGACCATTTTGGCCGAGGAAAACGTCAACTTCGCCAAGGATATCGTCGCGATAATTGAAGCACAAATAAGCAAG GCCCCAGCAGCTGAGAAGCTTCCAGTTTTGTACTTAGTGGATTCCATAGTGAAGAATGTCGGAGGAGAGTACCTAGGAGTGTTTGCTAAAAACCTAATCGCTTCATTTATATGTGTCTTTGAAAAG GTGGATGAGAACACTAGAAAGAGTTTGTTCAAGTTGCGATCGACATGGGACGAAGTTTTTCCGCTCAAGAAACTCTACGCGTTAGATGTGCGGGTAAACTCTGTGGACCCGGCGTGGCCAATCAAGCCTCTGCCGCCTACAGTGAATGCCAGCATCCATGTCAACCCCAAGTTTTTAAAACAG TCTGaggaggctcctcctccaagaccTACCCCTCCACAACCGCCACAAGCGGTAATTCAGTCCAGCCTGACTCAAGAGCAGCTGATTAGACAGCAGCTCTTGGCCAAACAGAAGCAGCTCCTTGAGCTTCAACAGAAGAAGATTGAGCTGGAACTGGAACAGACCAAAGCACAGCTG gctGGAGGATTTTCATTACTAACGGCAACCCCAGGAGCACCTGTAGCAACCCCGAAGCCAGTCGGTCAGCCCACTCCAGTGGTTCGCTCTGTGGTTGCTCCCCAGCCTCCGACTGACCCTAAACTACCCACTAGAGACCCACGGCTGAACCGCCTGGGACCCCCGGGTCCCCTTGGTCCCCCAAAATGTAAAGAGCCACTTGCTGGAAAAAAGGAACCTCCACCATCAGCAGTAACCCACATTGTAACGcctgaaaaacgagtgactgagAAAGTGCCCTATTCGGAAAAGGCAAGGATTCCGAAAAAGGATGACAAGCCCAATGCCAAGTCTCCTCAAGTGACTAAAAACCTCCAGAGTAAGACCAAGCACGCGGAGACTGAGAACCAGAAGTCTGCAGACAATGCAAAGAAAGATCCCAGGTTGAAAAAGCGAGGTCTAGATAAGACCGGAGACGACGAACAGAAGGAGAAGAAAAGATGCAACCCTGAACTTCCAAAAGCCTACAGGGGAAGGATGCAGAATGGCTCCTTGACCAAACAAGAGCATGCCGATTCTGCCGAGAAGCTCAGCGGCAACGCCCGCTCGCATGCCAGAAAACGCACGCGCTCTCGGTCCAGATCCCGCTCTCCTGCCTCGCCCAAGAGAAAAGACAGGAGGTCGCCAAAGAGCAGAACTCGGAGTGCGTCCCTTTCCCCTTCGCCCTCGCGCAAAGGGGGGAAAGCCAGGAGGCCCAGGGGTGATGAGCCGCCACAAGGCAAGACCACAGCGCGGGACGACCGAGCGGCGTCCAAGAAGAACCAAGCTGAGAACAGGCGCTCAAAGACTCCGGCCGACGACCGCCGGTCCAAGTCCAGAGACTCTCCGCGGGGCCACGAAGGGGGCAACCAAGCCAAAAATACCCCTTCCCGCTGGAGGAGTGGCTGGGACGAGAACAAACA TCTTAAACCAGGGGACACTCACGCCAAACTTGGACCACAGAGACATAAACCTTACAACACCCCAGCGCGACCCACCACTCCGCGCACCCCAAAACATCGTCTCAGCGTGGATGCCAACCTTCAGATACCGGAAGCCCTGAACTCTGCGTCGAAGAAAGACCTACTCAGAAGG GCAAGCAGAAGCCTGGAGAGTGGCGAAATTTCGCAGGAGGACTTCCTTAACATGGCACACAAGATCAAGAACTTCTTCCAGTATCAGGAGGAGAAGCAACAGCGCCCAGAGGTTTGGGCTGCCTCCAACTTTCCCACCAAGAACACTTTGATCCCCACGGCTGCCGAGCCCCTGGACCAGGCTCAGTTGACGTACTTTGAGCACAAGTCCAAGCTAAAGAAGACTCAGGTCGGGCACCGCTCGGCCGGAGAAGGATGGGAGGTTTTGGAGGAATGCGAGGGCCCGGGCCGGCCGACTCGAGAACTAG GGGAGAGAAGCATAGAATGTGAAGAACATAGACCTCCGCTGGCTCCCATGGTAGAAGAGTACAACCACGGCAAAGAGTTCCCGGCGCTGAAAGGCCTTCGCTTCAGGAGGAGGGCTGACCCCAGAGAGACCA gTGAAAGAGAGTGGAACTCGCCCCTGACCGAGCGCCAACGCGAGGAGCAAAAGAGTGGTTACGATGCCCCTCGCCGCTACGCTGAGTCCAGACACCTGGACCCTAGGCGTACGGATGGATTCCCCCCCTCCGTCGGCCCTGTTCTCAGGAACTGTCCGAGCCCATCTGCTCAGGAGACCCCCGTCCCCATGTTTGAGCGCCAACGTCTCTCGCCCCTCCACCAGAAGGACATGGCTGACATGAGTCCTGTTCCGCGCTTCGAGAGCCCCAACAGTGAACACTCGGACGACGGTCCGCTTCCTCTCGACGCGGGCCTCGCCCCTCAATCCATCATCACAGGGACTGTGCATGGCGGAATGTTGTCTAATATTCATCACTCTCCCGGACGCAGCCCTCCGCACGACGGAGGCCCCCCGCTTACTCACTTTGAGCCTCCTGGACACATGGGCCCGTCTAGATTACACCCTCCAGGCTGGTACAATGAACCGTCTCACTTTGATGTTCCTCACTCAGGCATGTCCCCTCATCACAACATGCCAGAGAGGTTTAACGCACCGCACGTACCTCAGGCACCCGCACCGCATGTACCTCAGGGACCGTTGAGAAGCGTGGACAATATGGGTTGCTTCGAAGGTCTGCCCAGGTTTGACGGCCCAGGGCCTGGACACTTTGAGAACCGCGGTGTACAGTGTTTTGACAACAACATGGGGCCTGGCACCGGACCAATGGGGTTcccgcagcagcagcagccaccgcCGCAGCAACAGCGACCGATGTCTTTTGAAAACCCTGCTTTGAGACAGGAGGGCTCTGTCCCTCAGATGTGTTTTGATGGGCACGGCCAGCCGGGACCCAGGTTCGATCTACCTCCTCAGGGCCCTTGCTTCGATGGCCCCCCAGGCCAGCAGGTTCCCCCAAGATTTGCGCCTCAACTAGCCATCCCTCTGCGGCCGATGCCTCCTCCCATATTCGAGAACGCCCTCCCGCCTCCGCAGAACTTCCCGATGGCTCCACAGCCTTTCCCGGAGCCTGGCATCAACCCTCAATTCCACCCGGGGCCCATGCCATTCCCCGGGCCGCCTAACGTGCAGCCATCGGCCAACTTCAACATCCTGCCCGGTCCTCCATTCAGTCAGCCGGGCCCCGCCCCCTTCTTCAACACCGCAGTGGCTTCCGTCAACATGCAGCAGCCC GTGAACTTGTTGAACATGAACCAGCCTTTCCTGCCCCACAATCCAGTGCCTTTTGTACAGCCAG CCCCCCAAATGCCCCCGCCAGAGAATCACTTTGGTCAGGTCGATGTCAATGACTTGCTTTCCAAACTCCTCTCTACTGGCATCATCAAAGGGTCCCAGCCGGACCCCGCGGCCCCTGTCAACG AGTTACCTGTTTCGGCTGCCCAAGAGGCACCGCCTccagaggaggaggaagaagaggaagtAGAGGATGATTTCCCTGATCTCACAGACTTCAAACTTGACGACATGAAACT ACGGTACGAGAGCGTGGTGACCAAGCTCTACTCGGGGAACCAGTGCTGCCTGTGCAGTATGAGGTTCACCATCGCGCAGACAGACCTGTACGCCGATCACCTGGACTGGCACTTCCGGCAGAACCATGCGGGCAAGGTGGCGGGCAAAAAAATCACGCACCGCCGCTGGTACTACGGCCTCATG GACTGGATTGAGTTTGAGGAGATCGCCGACTTGGAAGAGCGAGCCAAGAGCCTGTTTTTTGAGAAGGAAAATGAGGAAGAGGTTCAGAAGAGCCAGGCTGCTGCCAAAGAAAAGGAGTTTCAGAGCGTCAAAGCCGCCAAAGACCAGGTTGCAGAG CTGTGCGAAATCTGCCAAGAGCCGTTCGAGACATACTgggtggaggaagaggaggactgGTTCCTAAAAAATGCCATCAGGGTCGACGATAAG AATTTCCATCCTTCCTGTTTCGAGGATTATAAAAAC ACGTCTTCATACGTCGACATGACACCGTCACCCAACAAGGTGCTGAGCGAACACCCGCTGAGCATATTCGCcaaggaggaggaagaagaggaaccTCAGTCGTGCGCCTTCGCCGCCTCCATCAAGCAGGAAGCTGATTCAGCAGTGAAAACGGAGGAAGAGAGGGAGGAATGTCTAACAGATGTGCAATTGGAAGAGAAGAGACAGTGA
- the ccdc90b gene encoding coiled-coil domain-containing protein 90B, mitochondrial isoform X1: MNPMLRRCTLRRLSNWRDLHVGTPAATFDVRKVELTPLEQRKLTFDSHAMMTELASSGLEKHQAELIVSALVTLATANLDIVYKDMVTKSHQEIAMQQIMAHLDAIRKDMVILEKSDFANLRSENTKMKRELEQLQNRLKEESQKVKAETKLDINLERSRVSDMFTEQNRKLMEASTEFHQKRAELEHDNMETSKKMDLQVASLKTVLESLKLETIRYLAATVFSCLAIALGVYRLWR, translated from the exons ATGAACCCAATGTTGCGGCGCTGTACGCTGCGGCGCCTCTCAAACTGGAGAG ATCTCCATGTTGGCACGCCGGCGGCGACTTTTGACGTGAGGAAAGTCGAATTAACTCCACTGGAGCAGCGAAAGCTTACGTTCGACTCTCACGCCATGATGACAGAGCTGGCCAGTAGTG GTTTGGAAAAGCACCAGGCGGAACTAATCGTCTCCGCCCTTGTGACTTTGGCTACAGCCAACTTGGACATCGTCTATAAGGACATGGTAACCAAGTCGCATCAG gaaattgcaATGCAGCAGATCATGGCCCACCTAGACGCCATCAGGAAAGACATGGTGATCCTGGAGAAAAGTGACTTTGCCAACCTGCGCTCCGAGAACACG AAAATGAAGCGAGAACTGGAGCAGCTGCAGAACCGACTGAAA GAGGAGAGTCAAAAGGTTAAAGCAGAAACTAAATTGGACATCAACCTGGAGAGAAGCCGTGTTTCTGACATG TTTACAGAACAAAACCGAAAACTCATGGAGGCCAGCACAGAATTTCATCAAAAG AGAGCAGAACTAGAACATGACAATATGGAGACCAGCAAGAAGATGGACCTGCAGGTGGCGTCACTCAAAACAGTCCTGGAGTCACTCAAGCTGGAGACCATACGCTACCTCGCAG CGACCGTTTTCTCCTGCCTGGCCATTGCTCTCGGTGTTTACCGGCTGTGGAGGTGA
- the ccdc90b gene encoding coiled-coil domain-containing protein 90B, mitochondrial isoform X2, translated as MMTELASSGLEKHQAELIVSALVTLATANLDIVYKDMVTKSHQEIAMQQIMAHLDAIRKDMVILEKSDFANLRSENTKMKRELEQLQNRLKEESQKVKAETKLDINLERSRVSDMFTEQNRKLMEASTEFHQKRAELEHDNMETSKKMDLQVASLKTVLESLKLETIRYLAATVFSCLAIALGVYRLWR; from the exons ATGATGACAGAGCTGGCCAGTAGTG GTTTGGAAAAGCACCAGGCGGAACTAATCGTCTCCGCCCTTGTGACTTTGGCTACAGCCAACTTGGACATCGTCTATAAGGACATGGTAACCAAGTCGCATCAG gaaattgcaATGCAGCAGATCATGGCCCACCTAGACGCCATCAGGAAAGACATGGTGATCCTGGAGAAAAGTGACTTTGCCAACCTGCGCTCCGAGAACACG AAAATGAAGCGAGAACTGGAGCAGCTGCAGAACCGACTGAAA GAGGAGAGTCAAAAGGTTAAAGCAGAAACTAAATTGGACATCAACCTGGAGAGAAGCCGTGTTTCTGACATG TTTACAGAACAAAACCGAAAACTCATGGAGGCCAGCACAGAATTTCATCAAAAG AGAGCAGAACTAGAACATGACAATATGGAGACCAGCAAGAAGATGGACCTGCAGGTGGCGTCACTCAAAACAGTCCTGGAGTCACTCAAGCTGGAGACCATACGCTACCTCGCAG CGACCGTTTTCTCCTGCCTGGCCATTGCTCTCGGTGTTTACCGGCTGTGGAGGTGA
- the alg8 gene encoding probable dolichyl pyrophosphate Glc1Man9GlcNAc2 alpha-1,3-glucosyltransferase isoform X1: MAAALVDRGSWFLALTLGVSLLKTLFINAYHSTDFEVHRNWLAITHSLPVSRWYHENTSEWTLDYPPLFAWFEYGLSHFARHFDDKMLVVENLNYSSPATNLFQRLSVIFTDVVFIYAARECCRCVKNQKGTRDILNSPSFVLAVLLLWNFGLLIVDHIHFQYNGFLFGFLLLSIAKHLQSRHLQGALLFAILLNLKHIYLYVAPAYGVFLLRSYCFTQDNSDGSIKWRSFSPLRLLALGCIVVAVCAISFGPFVAMGQVSQVLSRLFPFKRGLCHAYWAPNAWALYNVLDKSLTTLFVRLKLVNETMLPRASMTGGLVQEFSHSVLPSVTPFATLLCTLLSMLPALASIWQRPRGARGFLRCLLLCALASFMFGWHVHEKAVLIAVLPLSLLAVESREDAGIFLLLSTTAHYSLFPLLFTPAELLIKFALMLIFTIFSFAALGRLHSALGCLLQPLEVVYLSGLAAVAVACELVFPFSPWQQKMPFLPLLATSAYTSLGICYSFLRLYGTLLRHDGRKPKQP, from the exons ATGGCGGCCGCCTTGGTGGACAGAGGGAGCTGGTTTCTAGCGTTAACTCTGGGGGTTTCTCTGCTCAAAACTCTATTTATCAACGCCTA TCACTCCACTGACTTTGAGGTACACAGGAACTGGTTGGCCATCACGCACAGTCTGCCAGTGTCAAGGTGGTATCATGAG AACACATCAGAGTGGACACTGGACTACCCGCCACTATTTGCCTGGTTTGAGTATGGCCTTTCGCATTTTGCTCGGCACTTTGACGACAAGATGTTGGTTGTGGAGAACCTTAACTACTCCAGCCCAGCCACCAACCTCTTCCAGAGACTTTCCGTCATTTTCACAGACGTCGTTTTTATCTACGCTGCCAGAGA GTGCTGCAGATGCGTTAAGAATCAGAAGGGCACTCGTGACATTCTAAATAGTCCGTCTTTTGTCCTGGCTGTGCTGCTGCTGTGGAACTTTGGACTTCTCATTGTGGATC acattcattttcagtacaatGGCTTCCTGTTTGGTTTCTTGCTGCTGTCCATTGCCAAACACCTGCAG TCTCGTCATCTTCAGGGGGCGTTGCTCTTCGCCATCCTGCTTAACCTGAAGCACATCTACCTGTACGTTGCGCCCGCGTACGGGGTCTTCCTGCTTAGGAGCTACTGCTTTACGCAGGACAACAGCG ACGGCTCTATAAAGTGGAGGAGCTTCAGCCCGCTGCGTCTCCTTGCCCTAGGCTGCATCGTGGTGGCCGTCTGTGCCATTTCCTTCGGACCCTTCGTTGCTATG GGTCAAGTATCTCAGGTGCTGTCTCGCCTCTTCCCTTTTAAGCGAGGCCTCTGTCATGCCTACTGGGCGCCAAATGCGTGGGCGCTCTACAACGTCCTGGATAAAAGCCTGACCACGCTGT ttgTTCGTTTGAAGCTCGTGAATGAGACAATGCTACCTCGAGCCTCCATGACGGGCGGTTTGGTTCAGGAGTTCAGCCACTCTGTCCTCCCGTCTGTGACCCCGTTTGCCACTCTGCTCTGCACTCTGCTGTCCATGCTG CCGGCCTTGGCATCCATCTGGCAGCGTCCTCGTGGTGCTCGCGGCTTCCTGCGTTGCCTGCTGCTGTGCGCGCTGGCCTCCTTCATGTTTGGTTGGCATGTCCACGAAAAAGCTGTACTCATTGCTGTCTTGCCTCTCAG TCTGCTGGCAGTGGAGAGCAGAGAGGACGCGGGGATCTTCTTGCTTCTGAGCACAACAGCTCATTACTCGCTTTTTCCACTACTCTTCACCCCAGCAG AGCTGCTCATCAAATTTGCCCTAATGCTGATATTCACCATTTTCTCGTTTGCTGCTCTGGGGAGACTCCACAG CGCACTGGGGTGTTTGCTTCAGCCCCTGGAGGTGGTCTACCTGTCGGGCTTGGCCGCAGTAGCCGTCGCCTGTGAGCTGGTCTTCCCTTTTTCACCATGGCAACAGAAGATGCCTTTTCTCCCGTTGCTGGCGACGTCTGCATACACCTCCTTGGGCATCTGCTACTCCTTTTTGCGACTATACGGCACGCTTCTGAGGCATGACGGCAGAAAGCCCAAACAGCCGTGA
- the alg8 gene encoding probable dolichyl pyrophosphate Glc1Man9GlcNAc2 alpha-1,3-glucosyltransferase isoform X2, whose translation MLVVENLNYSSPATNLFQRLSVIFTDVVFIYAARECCRCVKNQKGTRDILNSPSFVLAVLLLWNFGLLIVDHIHFQYNGFLFGFLLLSIAKHLQSRHLQGALLFAILLNLKHIYLYVAPAYGVFLLRSYCFTQDNSDGSIKWRSFSPLRLLALGCIVVAVCAISFGPFVAMGQVSQVLSRLFPFKRGLCHAYWAPNAWALYNVLDKSLTTLFVRLKLVNETMLPRASMTGGLVQEFSHSVLPSVTPFATLLCTLLSMLPALASIWQRPRGARGFLRCLLLCALASFMFGWHVHEKAVLIAVLPLSLLAVESREDAGIFLLLSTTAHYSLFPLLFTPAELLIKFALMLIFTIFSFAALGRLHSALGCLLQPLEVVYLSGLAAVAVACELVFPFSPWQQKMPFLPLLATSAYTSLGICYSFLRLYGTLLRHDGRKPKQP comes from the exons ATGTTGGTTGTGGAGAACCTTAACTACTCCAGCCCAGCCACCAACCTCTTCCAGAGACTTTCCGTCATTTTCACAGACGTCGTTTTTATCTACGCTGCCAGAGA GTGCTGCAGATGCGTTAAGAATCAGAAGGGCACTCGTGACATTCTAAATAGTCCGTCTTTTGTCCTGGCTGTGCTGCTGCTGTGGAACTTTGGACTTCTCATTGTGGATC acattcattttcagtacaatGGCTTCCTGTTTGGTTTCTTGCTGCTGTCCATTGCCAAACACCTGCAG TCTCGTCATCTTCAGGGGGCGTTGCTCTTCGCCATCCTGCTTAACCTGAAGCACATCTACCTGTACGTTGCGCCCGCGTACGGGGTCTTCCTGCTTAGGAGCTACTGCTTTACGCAGGACAACAGCG ACGGCTCTATAAAGTGGAGGAGCTTCAGCCCGCTGCGTCTCCTTGCCCTAGGCTGCATCGTGGTGGCCGTCTGTGCCATTTCCTTCGGACCCTTCGTTGCTATG GGTCAAGTATCTCAGGTGCTGTCTCGCCTCTTCCCTTTTAAGCGAGGCCTCTGTCATGCCTACTGGGCGCCAAATGCGTGGGCGCTCTACAACGTCCTGGATAAAAGCCTGACCACGCTGT ttgTTCGTTTGAAGCTCGTGAATGAGACAATGCTACCTCGAGCCTCCATGACGGGCGGTTTGGTTCAGGAGTTCAGCCACTCTGTCCTCCCGTCTGTGACCCCGTTTGCCACTCTGCTCTGCACTCTGCTGTCCATGCTG CCGGCCTTGGCATCCATCTGGCAGCGTCCTCGTGGTGCTCGCGGCTTCCTGCGTTGCCTGCTGCTGTGCGCGCTGGCCTCCTTCATGTTTGGTTGGCATGTCCACGAAAAAGCTGTACTCATTGCTGTCTTGCCTCTCAG TCTGCTGGCAGTGGAGAGCAGAGAGGACGCGGGGATCTTCTTGCTTCTGAGCACAACAGCTCATTACTCGCTTTTTCCACTACTCTTCACCCCAGCAG AGCTGCTCATCAAATTTGCCCTAATGCTGATATTCACCATTTTCTCGTTTGCTGCTCTGGGGAGACTCCACAG CGCACTGGGGTGTTTGCTTCAGCCCCTGGAGGTGGTCTACCTGTCGGGCTTGGCCGCAGTAGCCGTCGCCTGTGAGCTGGTCTTCCCTTTTTCACCATGGCAACAGAAGATGCCTTTTCTCCCGTTGCTGGCGACGTCTGCATACACCTCCTTGGGCATCTGCTACTCCTTTTTGCGACTATACGGCACGCTTCTGAGGCATGACGGCAGAAAGCCCAAACAGCCGTGA
- the guca1d gene encoding guanylate cyclase activator 1d, with translation MGNHGSNLDDILAEDMHHWYNMFMRESPSGLITLFELKTILGLKGLTENANSYVDQVFYTFDMDGDGYIDFVEYIAAISLLLKGEINQKLKWYFKLFDQDGNGKIDKEELETIFSAIQDITRNRDIDPEEIVTLIFERIDVKGEGELTLEEFIEGAKDHDDIMDMLKNLMDLTPVLIIIVEGRRP, from the exons ATGGGCAACCACGGCTCCAACTTGGACGACATCCTCGCAGAGGACATGCACCACTGGTACAACATGTTCATGCGCGAGTCGCCGTCGGGCCTCATCACGCTGTTCGAGCTAAAGACCATCTTGGGCCTGAAGGGCTTGACCGAGAACGCCAACAGTTACGTGGACCAGGTCTTCTACACCTTCGACATGGATGGG GATGGTTATATCGACTTTGTGGAATACATCGCCGCCATCAGTCTGTTGCTGAAAGGAGAAATCAACCAGAAGTTGAAGTGGTACTTCAAACTCTTTGACCAGGATGGCAATGGAAAAATAGACAAGGAGGAATTGGAGACTATCTTCTCG GCAATTCAGGACATCACACGAAACAGAGACATCGATCCCGAAGAGATTGTCACACTCATATTTGAAAGGATCGACGTGAAGGGAGAAG GTGAGCTTACCCTGGAGGAGTTCATCGAGGGTGCCAAAGACCACGACGACATCATGGATATGCTGAAGAACCTGATGGACTTGACGCCGGTGTTGATCATCATCGTGGAGGGTCGAAGACCATGA